The following coding sequences lie in one Maledivibacter sp. genomic window:
- a CDS encoding sirohydrochlorin cobaltochelatase produces the protein MKKILLVLLAAVLVIGGFSACSAKVDSTEAPKAEENKEVGDNKVEKDPNKKAILVVSFGTSYADTRKVTIEACEEKITKAFPEYDVRRAFTSQIIIDKLNKRDNIIVDNPTEAFTKLKDEGFSEVYVQPLHVINGAEYDDLVGEAGEFKEAFDKLVIGRPLLTSMEDYRTVVEALAEEMPERADGEAVVFMGHGTHHDANAAYACLDYVFDDEDQKNVFIGTVEGFPELDTVIKKLEKNNIEKVTLMPLMLVAGDHAQNDMAGDEEDSWKIILKGKGYEVDTVLRGLGEFSKIQDLYIEHLKAAIEGETH, from the coding sequence ATGAAAAAAATATTATTAGTATTATTAGCTGCTGTATTAGTAATTGGAGGCTTTAGTGCATGTTCAGCTAAGGTTGACTCAACTGAAGCACCTAAGGCTGAAGAAAATAAAGAGGTAGGTGATAACAAGGTGGAAAAAGATCCGAATAAGAAGGCTATATTAGTGGTGAGCTTTGGAACAAGCTATGCTGACACCAGAAAAGTTACTATTGAAGCATGTGAGGAAAAGATAACTAAGGCATTTCCAGAATATGATGTAAGAAGAGCTTTTACTTCACAAATTATCATTGATAAACTTAACAAAAGAGACAATATAATAGTGGATAATCCTACAGAAGCTTTCACAAAACTAAAAGACGAAGGATTTTCTGAGGTATATGTTCAGCCTTTACATGTTATAAATGGGGCTGAGTATGATGACTTAGTTGGTGAAGCTGGTGAATTTAAGGAAGCATTTGATAAGCTTGTAATAGGAAGACCTTTATTAACTAGCATGGAAGATTATAGAACAGTTGTTGAAGCCTTAGCCGAAGAAATGCCAGAAAGAGCTGATGGCGAAGCGGTTGTATTTATGGGACATGGAACTCACCATGATGCTAATGCAGCTTATGCTTGCCTAGATTATGTATTTGATGATGAAGATCAAAAAAATGTATTTATTGGTACTGTGGAAGGTTTCCCAGAATTAGATACAGTTATCAAAAAATTAGAGAAGAATAATATTGAAAAGGTAACATTAATGCCATTAATGCTTGTTGCAGGTGATCATGCACAAAATGATATGGCTGGGGACGAAGAGGATTCTTGGAAGATTATCCTTAAAGGAAAGGGATATGAAGTTGATACCGTTCTTCGTGGCTTAGGTGAATTTTCAAAGATTCAAGACTTATATATTGAACATTTAAAAGCAGCTATCGAAGGTGAAACACATTAA
- a CDS encoding ABC transporter ATP-binding protein, producing MFNIDNLNFSYGKKKILHNIELKLKEGTFVSIIGPNGSGKTTLINLINGMNMTYSGNIKYFNKDLIEYSVEERAKNFSIISQQGRVDFPFTCIEIVMMGRNPYKNRLNSLGEKDLKLVVDVMKKTDTFKFANSLITEISGGELQRIILARALAQNPRVLFLDEAFSAMDISYKINAIKLIKKLVEKEGLTVISVMHDINIAYNFSDEVCVLKEGRLQGFGAPKGFICENFIYDVFNIEVEKVGDKGFFVKV from the coding sequence ATGTTTAATATAGATAATCTAAATTTTAGCTATGGCAAAAAGAAAATACTCCATAATATAGAATTAAAATTAAAAGAAGGTACTTTCGTATCTATTATTGGCCCCAATGGATCGGGGAAAACCACATTAATCAACTTGATAAATGGTATGAATATGACCTATTCAGGTAATATAAAATATTTTAATAAAGATTTAATTGAGTACAGTGTAGAGGAAAGGGCTAAAAACTTCTCGATCATTAGCCAGCAAGGTAGAGTGGATTTTCCATTTACATGTATAGAAATAGTGATGATGGGTAGAAATCCATATAAAAATAGATTAAATTCCTTAGGTGAAAAAGATTTAAAACTAGTTGTCGACGTCATGAAAAAAACAGATACTTTCAAGTTTGCAAACTCATTAATTACAGAAATAAGTGGTGGAGAATTACAAAGAATTATTTTAGCCAGGGCTTTGGCACAAAATCCAAGGGTTCTTTTCTTGGATGAAGCATTTTCTGCCATGGATATATCCTATAAAATAAATGCTATAAAACTAATTAAGAAACTTGTGGAAAAAGAAGGATTAACAGTAATTTCAGTCATGCATGACATCAACATTGCTTATAATTTTAGCGATGAGGTTTGTGTTTTAAAGGAAGGTAGACTCCAAGGCTTTGGAGCTCCTAAAGGTTTTATTTGTGAAAACTTCATTTATGATGTATTTAATATTGAAGTTGAGAAGGTTGGAGACAAGGGTTTTTTTGTTAAAGTTTGA
- a CDS encoding iron ABC transporter permease, with product MDQGTVSVIRQVKTKRKKYFNMGIFLFFTMIVIALISISLGRAQISIKDIVSIIVGKVTINPGIYSHIKPYKVAIVWDIRLPRILIGVIVGTGLAVAGTVFQSLLMNPLADPYTIGVSTGAAFGASLVIYINLFLSSIQIPITPFAFLGAFITLLLVLKIANRGGIINSSNLIIAGIIVSSILSAGISFLKNAAGEQVSAIIFWLMGSLASRTWIHVIVSAPIIFTAVIICTYYSDDLNLLCLGEKDARSLGVNTDKMRRIFLIIGAIITAVCVSVSGIIGFIGLIIPHLLRFSVTSDNRALIPLSGLLGGVILVLADNISRILFTTEIPVGVLTTLLGGPFFIYIFIKKNKYIQ from the coding sequence ATGGATCAAGGAACTGTTTCTGTAATTAGGCAAGTAAAAACTAAAAGAAAAAAATATTTTAACATGGGAATATTTCTTTTTTTTACTATGATAGTCATAGCTCTTATATCTATAAGTTTAGGAAGGGCACAGATTTCTATAAAGGATATAGTAAGCATAATAGTAGGTAAAGTTACAATAAATCCTGGTATCTATAGCCATATAAAGCCATACAAAGTTGCTATAGTGTGGGACATAAGATTACCAAGAATACTAATTGGAGTAATAGTTGGGACAGGGCTTGCAGTGGCAGGCACGGTATTTCAATCTCTCCTTATGAATCCTTTAGCTGATCCCTACACCATTGGAGTGTCAACAGGAGCCGCATTTGGAGCATCCTTGGTTATATACATCAATCTTTTTCTATCTAGTATACAGATTCCAATAACCCCCTTTGCATTCTTAGGAGCATTTATAACTCTACTATTAGTTTTAAAGATAGCAAATAGAGGAGGAATTATAAATTCCAGTAATCTAATTATAGCAGGTATTATTGTGAGTTCTATATTATCGGCGGGCATAAGCTTTTTAAAGAATGCCGCTGGAGAACAGGTTTCAGCCATTATATTTTGGCTTATGGGTAGTCTTGCATCAAGAACATGGATACATGTAATAGTTTCAGCTCCGATTATTTTCACCGCTGTCATTATATGTACATACTATTCAGATGATTTGAATTTACTTTGTTTAGGAGAAAAGGATGCAAGGAGTCTAGGTGTAAATACCGATAAGATGAGAAGGATATTCTTAATAATAGGGGCGATAATAACAGCTGTATGTGTCTCAGTAAGTGGTATTATAGGATTTATAGGACTGATTATTCCACATTTACTAAGGTTTTCTGTTACTTCAGATAACAGGGCATTGATTCCCTTGTCTGGGTTACTGGGAGGAGTTATATTGGTGTTAGCAGATAATATTTCTAGAATATTATTTACTACAGAGATTCCAGTAGGTGTTTTGACTACTTTATTAGGTGGACCATTTTTTATTTATATCTTTATAAAGAAAAATAAGTATATACAGTAG
- the pfkA gene encoding 6-phosphofructokinase, whose protein sequence is MKKIGVLTSGGDAPGMNSAIRAVVRSAIYNDIKVMGIEKGYNGLINGNIIEMNLSSVGDIIHRGGTVLKTARCEEFKTQEGFKKALDVLRIFGIEGLVVIGGDGSFKGAQKLSHGGIKAIGLPGTIDNDLAYTDYTIGFDTAINTVLDSVSNIRDTSTSHGRANIIEVMGRHCGDIALYSGLAGGAESIILPEQEFKIEDICRKLINGRNRGKMHSIIMLAEGIGNAFELGKEIEDKTGIETRVTVLGHIQRGGTPTAFDRILASRMGDKAVKLLMDGKSSRVIGIKNNKLIDLDIDEALSKKKEFDKEMYELTNILSI, encoded by the coding sequence TTGAAAAAAATTGGAGTTTTGACGAGTGGTGGAGATGCCCCAGGAATGAATTCAGCAATAAGAGCTGTTGTGAGGTCGGCAATATATAACGATATTAAAGTAATGGGAATAGAAAAAGGTTATAATGGATTAATAAATGGTAATATAATAGAAATGAATCTGTCTTCTGTTGGAGATATAATTCATAGAGGTGGAACAGTTCTAAAGACAGCAAGATGTGAGGAATTTAAGACTCAAGAGGGCTTTAAAAAGGCATTGGATGTTCTTAGAATATTTGGTATAGAAGGGCTTGTCGTGATAGGTGGAGATGGTTCATTTAAAGGGGCTCAAAAGCTTAGTCATGGAGGAATAAAAGCAATAGGTTTACCAGGAACTATAGATAATGACTTAGCTTATACAGATTATACCATAGGCTTTGATACAGCCATAAATACAGTTTTAGACTCGGTAAGTAACATAAGGGATACTTCTACATCCCATGGTAGAGCTAATATTATAGAAGTCATGGGACGACATTGTGGGGATATTGCTTTATATTCTGGGCTTGCTGGAGGAGCGGAAAGCATTATATTACCAGAGCAAGAGTTTAAAATTGAAGATATATGTAGAAAACTTATAAATGGAAGAAATAGGGGTAAAATGCACAGTATTATTATGCTGGCGGAAGGAATAGGCAATGCCTTTGAGCTGGGGAAGGAAATAGAAGATAAAACGGGCATAGAGACAAGGGTTACGGTACTAGGACATATTCAAAGAGGTGGTACACCAACAGCATTTGATAGGATATTGGCAAGCAGAATGGGTGATAAGGCTGTTAAATTACTTATGGATGGTAAATCAAGTAGAGTTATAGGAATAAAAAATAATAAGCTTATAGATTTAGATATAGATGAAGCCCTTTCAAAGAAAAAGGAATTTGATAAAGAAATGTATGAATTGACAAATATCCTATCGATTTAA
- the ptsP gene encoding phosphoenolpyruvate--protein phosphotransferase produces the protein MKKGTGASPGIGLGKVLLIKNEEIVVERKEFIDIENEKNKFQEAIDKSKKELAGIRDKALREFGEEKSAIFDAHLMILDDPELISSTLNKIEAEKINVEYAFKEIAEQYIAIFEAMDNDYMRERAADIKDVSGRVIRNLMGINVVDLSMLDEEIILVSNDLTPSETATMDKEKVLGFLTNIGGRTSHTAIMARSLEIPAVVGLKDITEQLKDGDFVIFNGEAGEVIINPTDEEIKHYKELKNKYEDEKKELNALRGQVSITIDGRKVELAGNIGTPNDVKGLLSNDAEGVGLYRTEFIYMDRASLPTEEEQYNAYKEVLESMNPKPIVIRTLDIGGDKELSYLKFDEEMNPFLGYRAIRLCLDKKDIFRTQLRALLRASVYGNLKIMFPMISSLEELLEAKKILEEVKADLDKATIQYSQNIQVGMMIEVPAAAIISDVLAKHVDFFSIGTNDLIQYTTAVDRMNEKIHHLYNPFNPGVLRLIKMTIDNGHKEGIWVGMCGEMAGDKRMIPILLGLGLDEFSMSPISILPARKQIRGLKYEDMKAFANKVMNMDKAEDIEKYIEEKLNKG, from the coding sequence ATGAAAAAGGGTACTGGAGCATCGCCAGGAATAGGATTAGGTAAGGTTCTATTAATCAAGAATGAAGAAATAGTTGTTGAAAGAAAAGAATTTATAGATATAGAAAATGAAAAAAATAAATTTCAAGAAGCTATAGATAAATCAAAAAAAGAGCTAGCTGGGATCAGAGATAAAGCATTAAGGGAGTTTGGCGAGGAAAAATCTGCGATTTTTGATGCCCACTTAATGATATTAGATGACCCTGAACTAATTTCAAGTACTCTAAATAAGATAGAAGCTGAAAAAATAAATGTTGAATATGCCTTTAAGGAAATAGCCGAGCAATATATAGCAATTTTTGAAGCCATGGATAATGATTACATGAGAGAAAGGGCAGCTGATATTAAGGATGTTTCTGGAAGAGTTATACGAAATCTTATGGGAATAAACGTAGTTGATTTATCAATGCTCGATGAAGAGATAATATTGGTTTCAAATGATTTAACCCCATCTGAAACTGCAACAATGGACAAGGAGAAGGTCTTAGGATTTTTAACTAATATTGGGGGAAGAACATCCCATACAGCTATAATGGCTAGGTCTTTAGAAATACCCGCCGTAGTAGGGCTTAAAGATATTACTGAGCAATTAAAGGATGGAGACTTCGTTATATTTAATGGGGAGGCTGGAGAGGTTATAATTAATCCTACCGATGAAGAAATTAAGCATTATAAAGAACTAAAAAATAAATATGAAGATGAAAAAAAGGAATTGAATGCCTTAAGGGGTCAAGTAAGTATAACAATAGATGGAAGAAAAGTTGAACTTGCAGGAAATATCGGTACTCCCAATGATGTAAAAGGACTTTTAAGTAATGATGCTGAGGGTGTAGGCCTATACAGAACAGAATTCATTTATATGGATAGAGCTTCACTTCCAACAGAAGAAGAGCAATATAATGCATATAAAGAAGTATTAGAGTCTATGAATCCAAAACCAATTGTAATTAGGACATTGGATATAGGCGGAGATAAAGAGCTTTCATACTTAAAGTTTGACGAAGAGATGAATCCTTTCTTAGGGTATAGAGCTATTAGACTTTGCCTAGACAAAAAGGACATATTTAGAACACAGCTAAGGGCACTTCTAAGAGCTAGTGTTTATGGAAACTTAAAAATAATGTTCCCTATGATTTCCAGTTTAGAGGAACTTTTAGAGGCAAAGAAAATTCTTGAAGAAGTAAAAGCTGATTTGGATAAAGCCACAATACAATATTCACAAAATATACAGGTAGGAATGATGATAGAGGTTCCGGCTGCTGCAATAATAAGTGATGTTTTGGCTAAACATGTTGATTTTTTCAGTATAGGAACCAATGATTTGATTCAATATACAACGGCAGTAGATAGAATGAATGAAAAAATTCATCATCTTTACAATCCTTTCAATCCGGGGGTATTAAGGCTTATTAAGATGACAATAGATAATGGACATAAAGAAGGTATATGGGTCGGTATGTGTGGAGAAATGGCAGGAGATAAGAGGATGATACCAATATTGTTGGGCCTTGGATTAGATGAATTTAGTATGAGCCCAATATCAATATTGCCCGCAAGAAAACAAATTAGAGGCTTAAAGTATGAGGATATGAAAGCCTTTGCAAATAAAGTAATGAATATGGATAAAGCTGAGGACATAGAAAAATATATTGAAGAAAAATTAAATAAGGGATAA
- a CDS encoding HPr family phosphocarrier protein, which translates to MEKTVKILNESGLHARPAAVFVKTASKFKSEITIESKGVELNAKSIMNILSMGAKQGDTIRIITDGPDEKEALEELVGLIESKFDEK; encoded by the coding sequence ATGGAAAAAACAGTGAAAATATTAAATGAAAGTGGGTTACATGCAAGACCGGCTGCAGTTTTTGTAAAAACAGCATCTAAATTCAAATCAGAAATAACAATTGAGTCAAAGGGTGTAGAGTTAAATGCGAAATCTATCATGAATATTTTGAGTATGGGGGCAAAACAAGGGGATACAATAAGAATTATTACCGATGGCCCAGATGAAAAGGAAGCCCTAGAGGAATTGGTTGGCTTAATAGAATCAAAATTCGACGAAAAATAA
- a CDS encoding glucose PTS transporter subunit IIA: MHKGISSELNKKASIQASKMQDLAAKMLLALGDKENIVNLDACITRLRVSVNDLNKVDTELIMILGAKGVFEKGNDIQAVFGSTSNQLKQEIQNIIQNIIKKTSLPDLKKESTEEDDTQTSFVSPLSGKLISLQDVPDEVFRNKMLGDGFAIHPIEGEVVSPVNGEIEIFFPTKHGIGIVANNGREILIHFGIDTVHLKGEGFEALVKQGDKVKLGQPILRIDLNKVGTLAKSIITPVIFTNLSKGEKVIFEVGRDVKLGQKEIIKII, translated from the coding sequence ATGCATAAAGGAATATCATCAGAACTCAATAAAAAAGCTTCTATACAAGCATCAAAGATGCAGGATTTAGCTGCAAAGATGTTATTAGCCCTGGGAGATAAAGAAAATATTGTTAATTTAGATGCTTGTATCACTCGACTGAGAGTCAGTGTTAATGACTTAAATAAAGTAGATACAGAACTCATAATGATTTTGGGTGCCAAGGGCGTATTTGAAAAAGGAAATGATATTCAAGCTGTATTTGGATCTACATCAAATCAATTAAAACAAGAAATTCAAAATATAATTCAAAATATAATTAAAAAGACCTCACTACCAGATCTAAAAAAGGAATCAACTGAAGAAGATGATACCCAAACCTCATTTGTTTCACCCCTAAGTGGGAAGCTGATATCCTTACAGGATGTACCAGATGAGGTTTTTAGAAACAAAATGCTAGGTGATGGGTTTGCAATTCATCCTATAGAGGGAGAAGTAGTATCCCCTGTAAATGGAGAAATAGAAATCTTTTTTCCAACAAAGCATGGGATTGGGATCGTAGCCAATAATGGTCGCGAAATTCTAATCCATTTTGGAATTGATACTGTACATCTTAAGGGTGAAGGATTTGAAGCCCTTGTCAAACAGGGGGATAAAGTTAAGCTTGGCCAGCCTATACTTCGTATAGACTTAAATAAAGTAGGGACATTGGCTAAATCAATAATCACCCCAGTGATATTTACAAATCTTTCTAAAGGAGAGAAGGTAATATTTGAGGTGGGTAGAGATGTAAAGCTTGGGCAAAAGGAAATTATAAAAATAATTTAA
- a CDS encoding PRD domain-containing protein: protein MEGYLIKKVLNNNVILVQQNYQNYILIGKGIGFGRKKGALLKNLDKIEEKFISLNGLDLDDYETFFTTVDPKIIETTQKIIEMLKGGIKENLDSHGYIALIDHINFAIKRLTEGISIVNPFLFEIKLMYPDEYSLAKKSVDILEQDLKIYIPEAEIGFLTLHIYGARKDKNRNEALENSKMISQIVELVESKLQITLEKNSFLYRRFVMHLMGIIDRAYSKRFDENKFLNKLQDDLSYEFNIAYYIVKIMEKTLKVSISEGEIGYIAIHLYKMRNDV, encoded by the coding sequence ATGGAAGGATATCTAATAAAGAAAGTTTTAAATAATAATGTTATTTTGGTACAGCAAAATTATCAAAATTATATTCTAATTGGTAAGGGGATCGGTTTTGGTAGAAAAAAGGGTGCTTTACTAAAAAACTTGGATAAGATAGAGGAAAAATTCATATCATTAAATGGATTAGACCTAGATGATTATGAAACCTTTTTTACAACAGTAGATCCTAAAATAATAGAAACAACTCAGAAAATAATTGAGATGCTTAAGGGCGGAATAAAAGAAAATCTGGATTCCCATGGTTACATTGCATTGATTGACCATATAAATTTTGCAATAAAAAGGCTTACAGAAGGAATTAGTATAGTGAATCCTTTTTTATTTGAAATAAAACTTATGTATCCTGATGAATATAGCTTAGCAAAAAAATCAGTGGACATATTAGAACAGGACTTAAAAATCTATATACCAGAGGCTGAGATCGGATTCCTAACTCTACACATCTATGGAGCAAGAAAGGACAAAAATAGAAATGAAGCATTAGAAAACTCCAAAATGATAAGTCAAATTGTAGAATTAGTAGAAAGTAAATTACAAATTACATTAGAGAAGAACTCATTCCTATATAGAAGATTTGTTATGCATTTAATGGGTATAATAGATAGGGCGTATAGTAAAAGATTTGATGAAAATAAATTTTTAAATAAACTTCAGGATGATCTTAGCTACGAGTTTAATATAGCATATTATATAGTTAAGATTATGGAGAAAACCTTGAAGGTTAGTATATCAGAAGGAGAGATAGGCTATATAGCCATACATCTTTATAAGATGCGCAATGACGTTTAA
- the uvrA gene encoding excinuclease ABC subunit UvrA codes for MSKNYIYVRGAKEHNLKNIDIKIPRDKLVVVTGLSGSGKSSLAFDTIYAEGQRRYVESLSAYARQFLGQMEKPNVEYIEGLSPAISIDQKTTSRNPRSTVGTVTEIYDYLRLLYARTGIPHCPVCGVEISQQTVDQIVDKVLELEDGTRIQILSPIVRGKKGEHKRELERIKKDGYVRVRIDGELREVFEEIKLEKNKKHTIEVVIDRLITKEGIQKRLSDSIETALKLSEGLVIVNIIEGEDMLFNTKFSCPEHGIGIGELEPRMFSFNSPFGACSSCKGLGYLLKVDPELVIPNKVLSIRQGAIAPIANSGEGTYYQQMVEALAKDHNIDLDKPVMELPQDFIDELLYGTNERTIQFNYESKYGSRQYKAPFEGIIKNLERRYKETNSDYMRSKIEEFMSLNACEKCKGARLSNESLAVTVGDKNIAEISDLSVRKSLDFFKNLKLDKKREIIAEQILKEIKGRLNFLADVGLDYLTLSRSAGTLSGGESQRIRLATQIGSGLVGVLYILDEPSIGLHQKDNERLLKTLRNLTDIGNTLIVVEHDEDTIYAADHVIDIGPGAGEHGGYVIAEGTVDEIKDNENSITGQYLSGRKKIDIPNERIKPNGKSIKVIGAKENNLKKVNIEFPLGLFTCVTGVSGSGKSTLVNEILYKRIAMELHRAKKKPGSHKEVKGIEHIDKVIDIDQSPIGRTPRSNPATYTGVFDHIRDLFAQVPEAKVRGYQKGRFSFNVKGGRCEACKGDGIIKIEMHFLPDVYVQCDVCKGKRYNRETLEVKYKGKTISDVLNMTVEEGLKFFESIPKIKRKLETLNDVGLGYIRLGQPSTQLSGGEAQRIKLATELSKRSTGKTLYILDEPTTGLHMADVDRLIELLKRLVEGGNTVIVIEHNLDVIKSSDYIIDLGPEGGDRGGRIVAKGTPEQVAAVSGSYTGGFLKKVLE; via the coding sequence ATGTCTAAAAATTATATATATGTTAGGGGAGCGAAGGAGCATAACCTTAAAAATATAGATATTAAGATACCGAGGGACAAGCTTGTAGTAGTAACTGGGCTTAGTGGATCGGGAAAATCATCCCTTGCATTTGATACTATATATGCTGAAGGGCAGAGAAGATATGTTGAGAGTTTATCGGCGTATGCTAGACAGTTTTTGGGTCAGATGGAAAAACCAAATGTAGAGTATATTGAAGGACTTTCTCCGGCAATATCCATAGACCAAAAGACCACTAGTAGAAATCCACGTTCTACAGTTGGAACCGTTACTGAGATATATGATTATTTAAGGCTGCTTTATGCCAGAACCGGTATCCCCCATTGTCCTGTATGTGGAGTAGAAATTTCTCAGCAAACAGTGGATCAAATAGTAGATAAGGTTTTAGAACTAGAAGATGGAACTAGGATACAAATTCTTTCGCCTATAGTTAGGGGAAAAAAGGGTGAGCATAAAAGAGAACTAGAGAGAATAAAAAAGGATGGATATGTAAGGGTTAGGATAGACGGTGAACTTAGGGAAGTATTTGAAGAAATTAAACTTGAAAAAAATAAAAAGCATACCATTGAGGTTGTAATCGATAGATTGATAACCAAGGAAGGTATACAAAAGAGACTAAGTGATTCCATAGAAACGGCACTTAAACTATCGGAGGGGCTTGTAATTGTAAACATAATTGAAGGAGAGGATATGCTATTCAATACGAAATTTTCGTGTCCAGAACACGGGATAGGTATTGGAGAATTAGAGCCCAGAATGTTTTCCTTCAATAGCCCCTTTGGAGCGTGTTCGTCTTGTAAGGGCTTAGGATACCTTTTGAAGGTTGACCCGGAGCTGGTTATTCCCAATAAGGTACTATCTATTAGACAAGGAGCGATAGCACCCATTGCCAACAGTGGAGAGGGTACGTATTATCAGCAAATGGTTGAAGCTTTAGCAAAGGACCATAATATCGATTTAGATAAACCCGTTATGGAATTGCCTCAGGATTTTATAGACGAGCTATTATATGGTACAAATGAAAGAACTATTCAATTTAACTATGAAAGTAAATACGGAAGTAGGCAATATAAAGCACCCTTTGAAGGTATAATCAAGAACCTTGAAAGAAGATATAAAGAGACTAATTCTGATTATATGAGGAGTAAAATAGAGGAATTTATGAGTCTTAATGCTTGTGAAAAGTGTAAAGGGGCAAGGCTCAGCAATGAATCCTTAGCTGTAACTGTGGGGGATAAAAACATTGCAGAGATATCAGATTTGTCTGTTAGAAAGTCATTGGATTTCTTTAAAAATCTAAAGCTTGATAAAAAAAGGGAAATTATAGCTGAACAAATACTCAAGGAGATAAAAGGAAGACTTAATTTTTTAGCCGATGTTGGGCTTGACTATTTGACATTATCTCGTTCAGCTGGAACCCTTTCCGGTGGAGAATCTCAGAGGATAAGACTTGCGACCCAGATAGGCTCAGGACTTGTTGGAGTACTTTATATATTAGATGAGCCTAGTATTGGTCTTCATCAGAAGGACAATGAAAGATTATTAAAGACATTAAGAAATCTTACTGATATAGGTAATACATTGATTGTAGTTGAACATGACGAAGATACCATATATGCTGCGGATCATGTCATAGATATTGGACCGGGTGCTGGGGAGCATGGAGGCTATGTGATTGCAGAAGGTACCGTTGATGAGATTAAAGATAATGAAAATTCTATAACCGGTCAGTATTTAAGTGGTAGAAAGAAAATAGACATACCTAATGAAAGAATTAAGCCCAATGGTAAGTCTATTAAGGTTATTGGGGCAAAGGAAAATAACTTGAAAAAAGTAAATATAGAATTTCCTCTAGGGCTGTTTACCTGCGTAACAGGGGTATCTGGTTCTGGAAAAAGTACTTTAGTCAACGAAATACTTTATAAAAGAATAGCTATGGAGCTTCATAGGGCTAAAAAGAAACCAGGCAGTCATAAAGAAGTAAAGGGAATTGAACATATTGACAAGGTTATAGACATAGATCAATCTCCAATAGGAAGAACGCCTAGATCAAATCCAGCCACCTATACAGGGGTTTTTGATCACATAAGGGATCTATTTGCTCAAGTACCAGAGGCTAAGGTACGTGGATACCAAAAAGGTAGATTTAGTTTTAATGTAAAGGGTGGAAGATGTGAAGCATGTAAAGGTGATGGAATAATTAAGATAGAGATGCACTTCTTGCCCGATGTCTATGTTCAATGTGATGTTTGTAAGGGGAAGAGATATAATAGAGAAACTCTAGAGGTAAAGTATAAGGGCAAGACCATTTCCGATGTGCTTAATATGACAGTGGAGGAAGGACTTAAGTTTTTTGAAAGCATTCCAAAAATAAAAAGAAAGCTAGAAACTCTTAATGATGTTGGATTAGGATATATTAGGTTAGGACAACCCTCGACACAACTATCTGGTGGGGAGGCACAAAGAATTAAATTAGCTACTGAACTAAGCAAAAGAAGTACGGGGAAAACACTTTATATACTGGATGAGCCAACTACTGGGCTTCATATGGCAGATGTAGATAGATTGATAGAGCTTCTGAAACGTCTAGTAGAGGGAGGAAATACAGTTATTGTTATAGAACACAATTTAGATGTTATTAAATCCAGTGATTATATAATTGATTTAGGGCCCGAAGGTGGAGACCGAGGAGGAAGAATAGTAGCAAAGGGAACACCGGAACAGGTAGCAGCTGTAAGTGGTTCCTATACAGGTGGCTTTTTAAAGAAAGTATTAGAGTGA